One genomic region from Bufo bufo chromosome 3, aBufBuf1.1, whole genome shotgun sequence encodes:
- the LOC120994061 gene encoding odorant receptor 131-2-like translates to MNLTGTFNNGSQISDYSERVMYILTLIFFILTLPCFCFFLYFISIILIIYFTTPRVRETSRYILFAHMLVNDVLYLFLGLLLSFAYGLFYIPPPVCYFLLTLTTATFRVTPYNLAAMALERYLAICFPLRYAMFCTVKRSYSVITAMWFLGLLPNAADLAILSASVERSYFSQRLLCKQEWFIVKPMQETIRSFSLLGSLFMVALIILYTYIKVMLIARKSGSSSSSASKAVRTLMLHAFQLFLSIVSLLSIVTEFYGGMYLVMFNFVVFMCLPRLLSPLIYGIRDEVFSKCIRKMHSTIYDKTVQKILIFENKKK, encoded by the coding sequence ATGAATTTGACAGGAACTTTCAACAATGGCTCTCAGATATCAGACTACAGCGAAAGGGTGATGTACATTCTCACCCTGATCTTCTTCATCTTGACTTTACCTTGCTTCTGTTTTTTTCTCTACTTCATCTCCATTATTTTGATTATCTACTTCACCACCCCTCGGGTCAGAGAGACCTCCCGTTACATCCTTTTTGCCCACATGCTGGTCAATGATGTATTGTATCTTTTCTTGGGTCTCCTTCTCTCCTTTGCTTATGGATTATTTTACATTCCACCGCCAGTTTGCTACTTCCTCCTCACTCTTACCACTGCCACATTTAGGGTCACACCATACAACTTGGCAGCCATGGCCCTTGAACGCTACTTAGCCATTTGCTTCCCACTGAGATACGCAATGTTTTGTACAGTTAAAAGGTCTTATTCTGTGATCACAGCAATGTGGTTCCTTGGATTACTTCCTAATGCAGCCGATTTAGCCATCCTCAGCGCCTCTGTAGAGAGGAGTTATTTCTCCCAGAGACTCTTGTGTAAGCAGGAATGGTTCATAGTCAAGCCTATGCAGGAAACCATAAGGTCCTTCTCCCTGTTAGGTAGTTTATTCATGGTGGCTCTCATCATTCTTTATACCTACATCAAAGTTATGTTGATCGCTCGGAAGAGTGGTTCCAGTTCATCTTCGGCCTCCAAAGCTGTGAGAACTTTAATGCTCCATGCGTTTCAGCTTTTCCTATCCATAGTATCTTTGCTTTCTATTGTTACAGAGTTCTATGGAGGTATGTATCTGGTcatgttcaattttgtggtctTCATGTGTTTGCCAAGGCTTTTAAGTCCTCTTATCTACGGTATCCGAGATGAAGTGTTCAGCAAATGCATTAGGAAGATGCATTCTACCATCTATGACAAGACTGTGCAAAAAATTctgatttttgaaaataaaaaaaaataa